The following is a genomic window from Engystomops pustulosus chromosome 11, aEngPut4.maternal, whole genome shotgun sequence.
CATTCCGGATCAATTTCCACCATGAAGTTCCTCCTGATCTGTGTGCTCCTCGGAGCCGCCGGTGAGTCTTTTCTGTTTTTAATCTGACTTTAAGTCTATTTTTCATTTTGTTAaactttttccatgtaaagtTTTATTAACTATCTTTCAAATATTCTTGTTAGTCTTTTACCTTCTTATAACCTTTTATAACTGGGTCCATTGTCATATTCTTAGCTGCTTTTGAGGATGACGATAAGATCGTAGGAGGTTACACCTGCACCAAGAACTCTGTCCCCTACATTGCATCTCTGAACTCCGGCTACCACTTCTGTGGAGGAGCTCTGATCAACAACCTCTGGGTCGTCTCTGCTGCTCACTGCTACAAGTCGTAAGTTACCTGACTTTTCTCTAAGGCGGGTGCATCAAATTAAAATAACATACTGAAAGGAATGAATTTGAGCAAGGCTATAAATATCCAAaatcataatatcatagtatgtAAGGCTGGGAAAAAAACGTTCATCCATCAACTCCAACCAGCTGAAGACAACCAAATTTGGTTGCTATAAGTATCTAGAAAATATTTGGAATAGAAAATGTGCATAGATACAAAATTAAATTGAATTACATTAAATAAAGTCAAAAATATTGGCTAAAATCAACCATATAAATAGTCAAAATGTAATTACAAATTCCCAAGCTAACAAAGAAAAAAGATAATCTTTTAGACTTTATATACCGTTCCATTTTGCAGGAGCCTTCAGGTCAGACTGGGAGAACACAACATCGCCACCAGTGAAGGTACCGAGCAGTTCATCAACTCCGCCAAGGTCATCAGACATGGAAGCTACAACTCCAGAACCCTGGACAATGACATCATGTTGATCAAGTTGGCCTCTGCCGCCACCCTCAACTCTTACGTCAAGGCTGTGTCTCTTGCCTCTGGCTGCGCCGCCGCCGGCACCAGCTGTCTGATCTCCGGATGGGGCAACACCCTGAGCAGTGGAAGTAAGTCATGGGCTACATGTTTCTCAGTACTGTCAAGAGATTTCTTTCAAGATAATATTCAAGAGAGATAGAAATACACTTAATTAGGTTCGCTATGTGGTAATCCTGGATATCCTTCTACTTGCAGCCAGCATGCCCAACCTCCTCCAGTGCCTGAACGCCCCCATCCTGACCTCTGCCCAGTGTAGCAACGCCTACCCCGGAGAGATCACCGGCAACATGATCTGTGTTGGATACCTGGAGGGAGGCAAGGATTCCTGCCAGGTAATACCCTTAAACCTTTTCATTATTCAGACACCAATTTACTTTTACAAAAAGAAGCtaatatatgtttatattatatGCTAATAGTCAGAAACGCTGCCGCAACATGTTCTACAGATTTATCCTGGTTTATGTAGAGTCATAGGCATCTATACATGTTATCATGGGACATCACCAATTTACTATTACAATACGGTAGTTGTCTATGCAATTCCAAACATTATAGACCGACCACTGGAACTGGCCATGATACACCGAGATGAAGATATAAGGAGGATCAATAGAACTTAAATGCTCAAGCTGCTAAATCTGGAATATGGACTTTAATTGTGGCCTTACCATAGGGACTTCAGATTTCAAGGTGTCAAGTTGTAATTTGGAATCTTTAGatttaaaaacattaataaaactgTAATGTGGATCTGTAGTTATGACAAGAAGCATGTACCTTATACACATGACGAAATTGTGTCTAGATATAAGTAGGAATAACAAGAGCTTTCTATTTATcttctcagggtgactctggtggACCCGTGGTGTGCAATGGACAGCTCCAGGGTATTGTCTCCTGGGGATATGGCTGTGCCCTCAGGAACTATCCTGGTGTCTACACCAAGGCCTGCAACTACAACGCCTGGATCTCCAGCACTGTTGCCGCCAACTAAAGTTCTTGAAGAATTTTATCTTCAGATTGTTCCATCTCTGTATTTTAAATTCCATCAAATATTTAATTGATTGTGAAAATGTCTACTATATGGAAAAAATAAATGTTTCCTTAAAAAGTGTTGTGTTTtcacatttattaatatattcgattacaattattattatcaatGCTTTTGATAATATTCCCAATAACAGTAGTATTATTGCACTATTGATGTAGTAGAAGTAGCAGTTATAGTGTATGGTAGCTGTGATTGTAGTGGTTGTAGCATTGGTTTGTAGTGGTCCTGGTAGTAGTAGAAGTGGTAGTAGTGGTTtacagtagtattagtagtaataCTAGTACAATTCTAATTGTAGAAATAGTTTTAGTTTATTTATCGATAGTAGGTGTGGTAGTGGTGGTAATGGATGAAAGTAGTTGTAGTGTCCTGTAAGTAGTAATTTACTCTCTAAATGGGGTAGTAGTAGAATTTTATAGTGGTGGTTGATGCAGTGATATGGAGTAGTAGTGAAAGTGATCATTGCAATTGTGATCATAGTAatacccgtatttttcggactataaggcacacaaaaaatcctttgattttctcagaaatcaaaggtgcggcttatagtccagtgcgccttatatatgaaccacacttacagacaacagctgccttgaactgtgcacaggtctgccacctgctggtcattcatccctataataaggtgcgccttataatctggtgcgccttatatatgacccTAGATGTTTTACCAGGCATTTAttcatggtgcgccttataatccagtgcgccttatagtctgaaaaaaacCGGTATTTCTAGTgctattttatatatatggttTTAGGTTCAGAATCCTCATCCAATGTGAACATTCTGTCATTCTGTGGGATCTGAGTAGCACATTTACAtttactggagttcaccgaaagtgcattgtccaagaaTAATGCACTCACCCGCGATTCActtatcgtgcgcccgatatcctgcatgtctcacttccccgctcaggtccaacagagttcaccatctttttagtgctgcatgtaagtgcattgcttgcggcacaatttgaaagttaaatcctacggtcagtccgaatcagtcggatcgtccgactgccCGCCCCCGatccgcgtgcgacacaatcccagcgcagacccctgtcaaagcagtgcaatccccgaaaacatcggaaagtcTGACGTAAGTGCAGCGCATggttccttagtaaataagccccgatgtCGGAAAATTTAATCATCTTATGCTCAAGATCTTAAAAAAAGGGGCTTTCcaagaatcagcataattcatatacaaatgggcccttaaaatataagctaatatgtaattaaaaGAGATGAGCGAAAACActcgtcgatagcagtggttggctggcctgatcaggtgaccctggaatagactagccgctgcccgcgctgctcgcattattctctgtctggatgccgctagggagaaagctgctgctgctgcaggtatagcgttagggtgttatattagaatagtgttaggcaggagtgagtctacaagaacccaacagcccttgttagggctagaatattttttttttctttgcttgtggctgggcttgctggcactagtagtgcagctagtaccatattgtgatgaatttgcaggtagacttgcgaacgttctatttagctcttagtgacacacatatccatctcaaacacctaagtgggacaatttattaggtgtttgattgaattaggcacagtctgtcgattttttttttttttccaaaacttaaagtgacaggcacatcacaaaatccagttgtgtgctgtcagtgtagtttagaaactagccatagcaatcatcatcatcttctgtggttgctgtgtgttttcttctgattgttttgttaaaaaaaaaataacacaaaaaaacaaaaaaaacacaaaaaatttttacagtttacactttaattttgaaaatgttgaacccgagggctaggggtaggggtagaggacgagggcgtgggatgtccaactactgcaggggtcagaggccgtggtccttggcggggtgagacaccacctgctgaagagggagaggggaacgccgcagagctacactccctaggttcatgtctgaagttactgggactcgtggtagagcactgttgaggccagaacagtgcgaacaggtgatgtcgtggattgcggacaatgcttctagccatttgtccaccagtcttccacggagtccacccatgtcactgaaatcagcactcctccagctcctccacctcagcctccttcccccccagtctgccctctcacaggaaaatttggcatttgaaccggcatactctgaggaactgttttctggacccttcccagagtcacaaaccacttgtccggttgctgctgagttctttcctgatgcccaggttttccaccggtcgcagtatgtgggtgatgatgacattgttgacgtagtggaagaagtgtgtaaagaggtttcggatgatgaggagacacagttgtcagacagtggtgaatttgttgtcagggcaggaagtccgcggggggagcagactgagggatcggaggatgatgaggtgacagacccaagctgggttgataggccgggtgaacacagtgcttctgaaacggaggcgagtcctcgacgagaacaggttggaagaggcagtggtggggccagatggagaggcagggccagagctggtgccttagcgccaaatgtttcacgtagtgaagctcctgtggcgagggctagattttcggaagtctggaggttctttaaagaaacaccggatgaccgacggactgtggtgtgcaacctgtgccacaccaggatcagcaggggttccaccactaccagcttaaccaccaccagtatgcgcaggcatatgaatgctaaacaccccactcaatggaaccaaggccgttcacctccagccgggcacaccactgctccttcccctgtgtcacctgctgcctctgctagtcagccccctgcccaggacccggcCCAAACAACTCcaatgcgaaaaccacaccttcgcctccacaatcctccacagcatccaccaatgtctccatgcgcagcgtccagctctctataccccagacgctggagcgcaagaggaaatacagtgcaactcacccacacactcaagccctcaacgtccacatctccaaattactcagcctggagatgctgccctataggctggtagagaccgaggcctttcgcaacctcatggcagcggccgcccctcgctattcggtccccagccgccactacttttccagatgtgccgtcccagccctgcaccagcacgttttAGACAacgtcatccgtgccctgaccaacgccgtttctgatagctctagacacagcagcagtgccgtggctaagcgacagcaggcggtgctcaaactgctgagcctaggcgatagaaggcacaccgcccaaaagctattacagggcatcacggcgcagactaatctgtggctggcaccgctgaacctgaagccaggcatggttgtgtgggacaacggccgtaacctggtggcggctctgcaacacggcagactgacacatgtgccatgcctggcccatgtgttaaatctcatagttcagcggttcctcaagacataccccaatctgtctgatttgctcacgaaggtgcgccgcatctgtgcgcatttcaggaagtccagcacagatgctgacactctcagggcagcgcagcgccgcctccaactgcccgctcaccgactgtaacattaaccatgttatccagagtttaccagcagcgcagagcgattgtagactgccagatgtcaacttccaccagaactggtagtcaggtcagtcagcttcctcaagtctacaatgaggagtggacgtggatgtctgatatctgtcaggtgctgagttactttgaggagtcaacacagatggtcagtggcgatgccgccatcatcagcctcaccatcccgctgcttggcctattgaaaaactctctggtcagcatgaagtcggaagctttgcgctcgtcacaaaagacgggggaagaagattcccttgttgatagccaaagcaccctaaggtctgtttctcagtgcatatctgaggaggtggagaaggatgaggaggaagaggaggagaatgttggcgagacagaagaggggagcattgctcagtccttcactgttcagcatgtatgggcagaagaagagaagttggaggagttagaggaaatggacagtcaggccagtgagggaagtgaattcttgcgagtttggacactggcgcatatggcatatttcatgctaagctgcctatcccgtaaccctcgcattcaaagaatttattccagcaccgattactgggtattcactctcctggacccacggtacaagcaaaatctttccactctcatccgtggagaggaaaggagtgtgagaatgcatgaataccagcaggccctggtgcacaagctgaaacagtatttcccttctgacagcgctagcggcagagggcgtacttctgcgggacaagtagcaagggagagtaggcgagcaggcagcttgtccagcactggcaggggtacgctttacaaggcctttgccagttttatgtcaccccagcaagacactgtcacctgtccccagtctcggcagagtagggctgatctttacagaaagatggtgagggagtacgtagctgaccataccatcgtcctaaatgatcacacagctccctacaactactgggtttcaaagcttatttcatttttctggagggccacctacccggtcctctgttttaaacaatttttgggagtgccacaaacCGGTACTCTATGtagttaatttttctggagggccacccacctggtcctctggtttgaaaatccattaaaatccatttttaatagatttttttacaatataattaaaggaggagaatgagagtgcaatggtgctagtctgaatggtgacatactttcagcaggagaaactgaagatt
Proteins encoded in this region:
- the LOC140105657 gene encoding trypsin-like; translation: MKFLLICVLLGAAAAFEDDDKIVGGYTCTKNSVPYIASLNSGYHFCGGALINNLWVVSAAHCYKSSLQVRLGEHNIATSEGTEQFINSAKVIRHGSYNSRTLDNDIMLIKLASAATLNSYVKAVSLASGCAAAGTSCLISGWGNTLSSGTSMPNLLQCLNAPILTSAQCSNAYPGEITGNMICVGYLEGGKDSCQGDSGGPVVCNGQLQGIVSWGYGCALRNYPGVYTKACNYNAWISSTVAAN